Part of the Candidatus Schekmanbacteria bacterium genome, TTACAAATGCACTAAATAAAGCAATTGAAAACCTCAATAGCAGTATCAATAAGGTTTCAGTAGCATCAAAGGGAGTTGCATCGGAAGCCGCGCATCTCACAAATGCAGGACAAGTAATAGCTGAAGGTGCAATGCTTCAAGCAGAAGCGCTTGACAAAGTAACCAATAGATTAAAAGAAATTACAGACATAATAGCTGAAAATCTAAGTTACTCCAACAAAGCAAAAGAATTATCTCTATCATCTCGACAAAGTACAGAAAAGGGCAAAGAAAGTATTCAACGGCTTTCCTCCGCCATAGGAGAAATAAAGAATTCCTCAGACAAAACAGCAAAGATTGTTAAAACAATCGATGAGATTGCTTTCCAAACAAATCTTTTGGCACTTAACGCCGCTGTCGAAGCCGCACGCGCTGGTGAAGCTGGAAAAGGCTTTGCCGTGGTGGCGGAAGAAGTTAGAAATCTTGCCATAAAGAGTGCTGAAGCCGCTAAAAGTACTGCCCAATTAATTGAAGAATCAATTAAAAAAGCTGACATTGGAGTTGAGCTTAATCAGGAAGTTATCGAAAACTTGGAAGAGATAAATAACAATGTAATAGAAACGGCAAAAGTTGTTGAAAACATAGCTTCTGCATCTTCAAAGCAAAATCAACTAATTGAAGAAATAGATATAGCTGTGGAAGAAATCAACAGAATAACACAAAAGAATTCAGCTAATTCTGAAGAAACGGCAAGTTCTTGCGCTGAACTGTCCGGACAAGCAAGGGAAATGCAGAATATGGTTGAAGAGTTTAAAATCAAGGAACCTGAAAATATTAGCTTTGACAATACTCAAAAAACAACTCAATCGAATGCAGCTTGAATGGGAACAGAGTCTGAAAAAAATTCATTTTTGGCGGTTTTTTGGACTGGTAGTAGATATGACAACCCTTTTAAAATCTCCTGTGCCTATGCTTCGTGCTTTAATTCCATGATATCTTTTTATCAAACGATAAACAATTTTTCTCTCATCTATATACAACGCAGGTAAAGAAACTGTTTTTTTATTTTTCTTAACTTTTTCAACTGCTTTTTTGACTTCCCTATTCAGCAGATTTTTTCTTTTTTTGCGGTATGAATCAATATCGATTTCAACATTTATTTTACTGCCATTCCTATTTGACAATGCTTTAGTGAGAATATGCTCCATTGCATAGAGGGTTTCCCCCCTTCTGCCTATAAGATGAGAAGCATCCTTGGAAGAAATGTCAACCAAGAGTTTACCATCTTTTTTTTCCACTTTAATGTCCGCAGTAAATCCCATATCCTCAATTATTTTTTTGAGCAAAAACCTTGCTCTTTCTTC contains:
- a CDS encoding KH domain-containing protein, with protein sequence MTKYIGEGATANEAIENTLEKYGFLRDEVKAEIIDKGRKGFLGFMSKPAKIQLEVINLSPEERARFLLKKIIEDMGFTADIKVEKKDGKLLVDISSKDASHLIGRRGETLYAMEHILTKALSNRNGSKINVEIDIDSYRKKRKNLLNREVKKAVEKVKKNKKTVSLPALYIDERKIVYRLIKRYHGIKARSIGTGDFKRVVISTTSPKNRQK